The following are encoded together in the Buchnera aphidicola (Acyrthosiphon lactucae) genome:
- a CDS encoding proline--tRNA ligase produces the protein MLTSQYLLSTLKDTPYDAKIISHQLMLRSGMIRKTSSGLYIWLPTGIRVLKKIKKIIRKEMKKINALEIFMPIIQSEFLWEKSGRLSIYGEELLRFSDRRKNHFILGPTNEEIVTNFISNEVNSYKKLPLIVYQIQTKFRDEIRPRFGMIRTREFTMKDAYSFHINQNCLENTYNKFYQSYINIFKTMQLDFCVVKADSGSMGGNISHEFQAFSENGEDEIVFSNDKSYSSNMNMAKSIETINFFKKKDEYKIIHGKKDSKKSTIISKKLNTPLKNQIKTFLVKIKTKDTTSIAALLIRGDHELNLFKIEQLNIIKKPLSFLDEKETISLIGVKKKFLGPLGLKIPIIADISTYEMKNFTIGANINEHFFINVNWNIDLPIPIIEDIRKVNTNDLSPNGTGYLNVKKSIEIGHIFQIGQKYSKIMKKSIKIQDGKQENFYMGCYGIGITRIAAAIIEQNHDESGIIWPNSIAPFEIVILPINMEKYNKIKKVANILYQNFKKIGIDVILDDRSERPGIMFNEMDLIGIPHQIIVSIRSINDNNVEYRERKNKKNVLIKIKDITNFVLQKLKK, from the coding sequence ATGCTTACAAGTCAATATCTATTATCAACTTTAAAAGATACACCTTATGATGCAAAAATTATTAGCCATCAATTAATGCTAAGAAGTGGTATGATTAGAAAAACATCTTCAGGTTTATATATTTGGCTTCCAACTGGAATTAGAGTACTAAAAAAAATAAAAAAAATCATTAGAAAAGAAATGAAAAAAATAAATGCATTAGAAATATTCATGCCTATAATTCAATCTGAATTTTTATGGGAAAAAAGCGGACGATTAAGTATATACGGAGAAGAATTACTAAGATTTTCTGACCGTCGTAAAAACCATTTTATTTTAGGCCCTACTAATGAAGAAATTGTTACTAACTTTATTAGTAATGAAGTTAATTCATATAAAAAACTGCCATTAATTGTATATCAAATACAAACAAAATTTAGAGATGAAATACGACCTCGCTTTGGTATGATTAGAACACGTGAATTTACAATGAAAGATGCTTATTCTTTTCATATTAATCAAAATTGTCTGGAAAACACTTATAATAAATTCTATCAAAGCTATATAAATATATTTAAAACAATGCAGTTAGATTTTTGTGTAGTAAAAGCTGATTCAGGTTCTATGGGAGGTAATATTTCTCATGAATTTCAAGCTTTTTCTGAGAATGGAGAAGATGAAATAGTTTTTTCGAATGATAAATCATATTCTTCAAATATGAATATGGCTAAATCTATAGAAACAATTAATTTTTTTAAAAAAAAAGATGAATACAAAATTATTCATGGCAAAAAAGACAGTAAAAAATCTACAATAATTTCTAAAAAATTAAATACACCATTAAAAAATCAAATTAAAACTTTTTTAGTTAAAATAAAAACAAAAGATACTACTTCAATAGCAGCATTATTAATACGAGGAGATCATGAATTAAATTTATTTAAAATAGAACAACTTAATATAATAAAAAAGCCTTTATCATTTCTTGATGAAAAAGAAACTATTTCATTAATAGGAGTGAAAAAAAAATTCTTAGGTCCTTTAGGATTAAAAATTCCTATTATTGCTGATATCTCTACTTATGAAATGAAAAATTTTACTATTGGTGCAAATATTAACGAACATTTTTTTATTAATGTAAATTGGAATATTGATTTGCCTATACCAATAATTGAAGATATTAGAAAAGTAAATACAAACGACTTAAGTCCTAATGGTACAGGGTATTTGAATGTAAAAAAAAGCATTGAAATTGGTCATATATTTCAAATTGGACAAAAATATTCTAAAATAATGAAAAAATCCATTAAAATACAAGATGGTAAACAAGAAAATTTTTATATGGGATGTTACGGAATAGGAATAACACGAATTGCAGCAGCTATTATTGAACAAAATCACGATGAAAGTGGTATTATTTGGCCAAATTCTATTGCACCTTTTGAAATCGTTATTTTACCTATAAACATGGAAAAATATAATAAAATAAAAAAAGTAGCAAATATTTTATATCAAAATTTTAAAAAAATAGGCATAGATGTTATATTAGATGATCGATCTGAACGACCAGGAATTATGTTTAATGAAATGGATTTGATTGGAATTCCTCATCAAATTATTGTTAGTATACGTTCTATTAATGATAATAATGTTGAATATCGTGAAAGAAAAAATAAAAAAAATGTTCTAATTAAGATCAAAGATATAACAAATTTTGTTTTACAGAAACTAAAAAAATAA
- the ispC gene encoding 1-deoxy-D-xylulose-5-phosphate reductoisomerase, whose product MKKITILGSTGSIGISTLSVIKKNPNLFKVIALVANTNIATMLEQCELFSPDWVAMGDEKSANILRKKLKRRKIKTQVLSGEKDICKLASLKETDQVISAIIGIAGLLPTLSAIKAGKTILLANKESLITCGYLFMKALALSGAKIFPIDSEHNAIFQVLPIEMQKNLGVSSLKQNSIKHIVLTGSGGPFYKLSSSDLSNVTPVQACSHPNWLMGKKISVDSATMMNKGLEYVEARWLFNASESEIKILIHPESVIHSMVQYCDGSLLAQLSIPDIRISISYAMSWPNRIYSGAKYLDFYAINNLSFFEPNFIQFPCLKLAIDSFAQGQSSMIVLNAVNEIAVSAFLDSRISFTKIYEINFEILMSSCFSEPNCIEDILEIDRKARILAKNKISSLVF is encoded by the coding sequence ATGAAAAAAATTACTATTCTAGGATCAACTGGTTCTATTGGTATTAGTACATTATCTGTTATTAAAAAAAATCCGAATTTATTTAAAGTAATCGCTTTAGTAGCTAATACTAACATTGCTACCATGTTAGAGCAATGTGAGTTGTTTTCACCTGATTGGGTAGCAATGGGAGACGAGAAATCTGCTAATATATTAAGAAAAAAATTAAAACGTAGAAAAATCAAAACTCAGGTTCTTTCCGGGGAAAAAGATATTTGTAAATTAGCTTCATTAAAAGAAACTGATCAAGTTATATCTGCAATCATTGGAATAGCAGGTTTATTACCAACGTTATCTGCAATAAAGGCTGGTAAAACAATATTATTAGCTAACAAAGAGTCTTTGATTACATGTGGTTATTTATTCATGAAAGCACTTGCTTTAAGTGGTGCTAAAATTTTTCCTATTGATAGTGAACATAATGCTATTTTTCAAGTTTTGCCTATAGAAATGCAAAAAAATTTAGGTGTTTCTAGTTTAAAACAAAATAGTATTAAACATATAGTTTTAACTGGTTCTGGAGGACCATTTTATAAACTATCTTCATCTGATTTATCTAATGTAACTCCAGTTCAAGCATGTTCTCATCCAAATTGGTTAATGGGGAAAAAAATTTCTGTAGATTCAGCAACTATGATGAATAAAGGTTTAGAATATGTTGAGGCAAGATGGTTATTTAATGCTTCAGAATCAGAAATTAAAATTTTAATTCATCCTGAGTCAGTAATTCATTCTATGGTACAGTATTGCGACGGTTCTTTATTAGCGCAATTATCAATACCTGATATAAGAATATCTATTTCATATGCGATGTCTTGGCCTAATCGTATTTATTCAGGAGCTAAGTATTTAGATTTTTATGCAATAAATAATCTATCTTTTTTTGAACCTAATTTTATTCAATTTCCGTGTTTAAAATTAGCTATTGATTCTTTCGCTCAAGGTCAATCTTCTATGATTGTTTTAAATGCTGTTAATGAAATCGCTGTATCAGCTTTTCTTGACTCTAGAATTTCTTTTACTAAAATTTATGAGATAAATTTTGAAATATTAATGTCTTCCTGTTTTTCTGAACCTAATTGTATTGAAGATATTTTAGAAATTGATAGGAAAGCAAGAATATTAGCTAAAAATAAAATTTCATCTTTAGTTTTTTAA
- the uppS gene encoding polyprenyl diphosphate synthase: protein MKYKSSLENNEKYHKHNPRHVAIIMDGNGRWANKKGKMRILGHREGFKAVKKAIRFSLINNLKILTLYAFSSENWNRPLFEIKSLMELFSYALDSEIQNLKKYNIRFKVIGDIKYFDKKLQNSIYNAEKMTLNNSGLILNIAANYGGRWDIIQSIKKIINKVQQGVLHVNNIKEKTLSQYLSTSKLLPVDLVIRTGGEKRMSNFLLWQIAYSELYFTDVLWPDFNQNIFQHAIDTFISRERRFGGFKKYEK, encoded by the coding sequence ATGAAGTATAAATCTTCATTAGAAAATAACGAAAAATATCATAAACACAATCCACGTCATGTAGCAATTATTATGGATGGGAATGGACGATGGGCTAATAAAAAAGGTAAAATGCGTATTTTAGGTCATAGAGAAGGTTTTAAAGCAGTAAAAAAAGCAATAAGATTTTCTCTTATCAATAATTTAAAGATATTAACATTGTATGCTTTTAGTAGTGAAAATTGGAATCGTCCGTTATTTGAGATTAAATCGTTAATGGAATTATTTTCTTATGCATTAGATAGTGAAATTCAAAATTTAAAAAAATATAATATTAGATTTAAAGTTATTGGTGATATAAAATATTTTGATAAAAAACTACAGAATAGTATTTATAATGCAGAAAAAATGACTTTAAATAACAGCGGTTTAATTTTAAATATAGCTGCAAATTATGGTGGAAGATGGGATATAATTCAAAGTATTAAAAAAATTATTAACAAAGTTCAACAAGGAGTTTTACATGTAAATAATATTAAAGAAAAAACTCTTTCTCAATATTTGTCAACTAGCAAACTTCTTCCAGTAGATTTAGTAATTAGAACAGGAGGAGAAAAGAGAATGAGTAATTTTTTGTTATGGCAAATAGCTTATTCTGAATTGTATTTTACTGATGTTTTATGGCCTGATTTTAATCAGAATATTTTTCAACATGCTATAGATACTTTCATATCTCGCGAACGTCGTTTTGGTGGATTTAAAAAATATGAAAAATAG
- the dnaE gene encoding DNA polymerase III subunit alpha, with protein MNEPKFIHLHVHSDYSIIDGLSKPEELVKKAVSLNMPAIAITDYNNLYGVIKFYNIAHQLGIKPIIGITVKFFSNLINNELTKLTLLASNQEGYKNLILLISRAYQKRQINNNDITIEKNWLLEMNKGLILLSGGSQGELGKVLLHGQSSLILSCLSFYQKYFPDSYYLELFRTNRENEEKYLHLAVDLSLSTGVPVVATNDVCFLNKEDFKIHKIRIAINEGETLQHSKIQNNYSNQQFLKSIKEMSDLFSDIPEALINSVEIAKRCNVFINSGKYFLPQFPTGKISVENYLITQSYKGIKKRLIFCRLNNKKYQIIFDKYKNRLDMELNVINKMGFPGYFLIVMEFIQWAKDNNIPVGPGRGSGAGSLVAYALNITEVDPLSFNLLFERFLNPERISMPDFDIDFCMEKRDKVIEHVSDIYGRNSVAQIITFGTLTAKAVIRDVGRVLGYSYGFINKLSKLVPLDPGITLNEAFSKESELSNLYKNNEDVKNLINIAKKLEGINRNVGKHAGGVVISPTKITDFCPLYCDEQGNNPVTQFDKNDIEYVGLVKFDFLGLRTLTIINSTVEMINIKLKIEKKNLININSIPLNDMKCFDLLKKSETTGVFQLESYGMKDLIKRLQPDCFEDIIALVALFRPGPLQSGMVDNFINRKHGREKISYPDHKWQHILLKPILESTYGIILYQEQVMQIAQVLAGYTLGSADILRRAMSKKNLKDMSKQRAIFEKGALKNGVNKKLSVKIFDLLEKFAGYGFNKSHSVAYALVSYQTLWLKTHYPAEFMAAAMTSDIDNTEKIIILFNESLNMGIKIIPPNINLSKYKFYVDNQNNIVYGIGAIKGIGENSVQNLIQEREENGFFYDLFDLCMRIDTNKVTRKVLEKLIMSGSCDCFNQSRNYLLKSIDDAINASKESRKTKFFKQESLFGIFKNELKQVKKNNFFNLTHPEKNKLENEYQVLGFYLTGHPIDQYKKELKYYVNNIKLSELKFFEKNRKVLVVGVIVSIKFKVTKNKNRIAVLILDDNTSRVEVVIFSDLLDLRESFLKLNALLFVRGVLNFSFVNKNIKMIAYDLMDLKFMREKHIHKLIIILNEEKTNMFFLKKLYKCLDNQSKGRIPVCISYYKKRVSLNLELNKKWSVIITDDFLNELKLLVGSKKIQLEYI; from the coding sequence ATGAATGAACCAAAATTTATTCATCTTCATGTACATAGTGATTATTCAATTATTGATGGATTATCAAAACCTGAAGAATTAGTTAAAAAAGCAGTATCTTTAAATATGCCAGCTATTGCAATAACTGATTATAATAATTTATATGGTGTGATCAAATTTTACAATATAGCTCATCAATTAGGCATAAAACCTATTATTGGTATTACAGTAAAATTTTTTTCTAATTTAATAAATAATGAATTAACAAAATTAACGTTATTAGCATCTAATCAAGAAGGATATAAAAATTTAATTTTATTAATTTCTCGTGCTTATCAAAAAAGACAGATTAATAATAACGATATTACTATTGAAAAAAATTGGTTGTTGGAAATGAATAAAGGATTGATATTACTTTCTGGAGGTTCTCAAGGCGAACTTGGAAAAGTTTTACTTCATGGTCAATCATCATTAATATTAAGTTGTTTATCATTTTATCAGAAATATTTCCCTGATTCTTATTATTTAGAATTATTTCGTACAAATCGAGAAAATGAAGAAAAATATTTACATTTAGCTGTAGATTTATCTTTGTCGACAGGGGTTCCTGTTGTTGCTACTAATGATGTTTGTTTTTTAAACAAAGAAGATTTTAAAATTCATAAAATTAGAATTGCTATTAATGAGGGGGAAACATTACAACATTCAAAAATTCAAAATAATTATAGTAATCAACAATTTTTAAAGAGTATAAAAGAAATGTCTGATCTTTTTTCAGATATTCCAGAGGCACTTATAAATAGTGTAGAAATTGCGAAACGTTGCAATGTTTTTATAAATTCAGGAAAATATTTTTTACCTCAGTTTCCAACGGGAAAGATAAGTGTTGAAAATTATTTAATTACACAATCATATAAAGGTATAAAAAAACGTTTAATTTTTTGTCGATTAAATAATAAAAAATATCAAATTATATTTGATAAATATAAAAATCGTTTAGATATGGAATTAAATGTAATTAACAAAATGGGTTTTCCTGGATATTTTTTAATTGTTATGGAATTTATACAATGGGCAAAAGATAATAATATACCAGTAGGACCAGGACGAGGTTCTGGTGCAGGTTCTCTTGTAGCGTATGCTTTAAATATCACAGAAGTAGATCCTTTATCTTTTAATCTTTTATTTGAAAGATTTTTAAATCCAGAACGTATTTCAATGCCTGATTTTGACATTGATTTTTGCATGGAAAAACGTGATAAAGTAATTGAACATGTTTCAGATATATATGGAAGAAACTCAGTAGCACAAATTATTACTTTTGGAACATTAACAGCAAAAGCTGTTATTAGAGATGTAGGTCGAGTTTTAGGATATTCATATGGATTTATTAATAAACTATCTAAGTTAGTTCCTTTAGATCCTGGCATAACTTTAAATGAAGCTTTTTCTAAAGAATCTGAATTATCTAATCTTTATAAAAATAATGAAGACGTTAAAAATTTAATTAATATTGCGAAAAAATTAGAGGGCATAAATAGAAATGTTGGGAAACATGCCGGAGGTGTAGTGATTTCACCTACTAAAATTACTGATTTTTGTCCATTATATTGTGACGAACAAGGAAATAATCCAGTAACTCAATTTGATAAAAATGATATAGAATATGTAGGATTAGTAAAATTTGATTTTCTTGGTTTACGTACACTTACTATTATTAATAGTACAGTAGAAATGATTAATATAAAGCTAAAAATTGAAAAAAAAAATCTAATAAATATTAATTCAATTCCTCTGAATGATATGAAATGTTTTGATTTATTAAAAAAATCTGAGACAACTGGTGTTTTTCAATTAGAATCTTATGGAATGAAAGATTTAATTAAAAGACTACAACCTGATTGTTTTGAAGATATAATTGCCTTGGTAGCACTTTTTAGGCCCGGTCCTTTACAATCTGGAATGGTTGATAATTTTATTAATCGAAAACATGGACGTGAAAAAATTTCATATCCTGATCATAAATGGCAACATATATTATTAAAACCTATATTAGAATCAACATATGGTATCATATTATATCAAGAACAAGTAATGCAAATAGCACAAGTTTTAGCAGGTTATACATTAGGAAGTGCAGATATTTTAAGACGAGCAATGAGTAAAAAAAATTTAAAAGACATGTCAAAACAACGTGCTATATTTGAAAAAGGAGCTTTAAAAAATGGTGTTAATAAAAAATTATCAGTAAAAATTTTTGATTTATTAGAAAAATTTGCAGGATATGGATTTAATAAATCTCATTCTGTAGCTTATGCTTTAGTATCTTATCAAACTCTGTGGTTAAAAACACATTATCCTGCTGAATTTATGGCAGCAGCAATGACATCTGATATAGATAATACAGAAAAAATTATTATTTTATTTAATGAATCTTTAAATATGGGAATAAAAATTATTCCTCCAAATATTAATTTGAGTAAATATAAATTTTATGTAGATAATCAAAATAATATAGTTTATGGTATTGGTGCCATTAAAGGTATAGGAGAAAACTCAGTACAAAATCTTATTCAAGAACGTGAAGAAAACGGATTTTTTTATGACTTATTTGATCTTTGTATGAGAATCGATACTAATAAAGTAACGCGTAAAGTTTTAGAAAAGTTAATAATGTCTGGAAGTTGTGACTGTTTTAATCAAAGTCGAAATTATTTACTTAAATCAATTGATGATGCTATAAATGCATCAAAAGAATCTCGTAAAACAAAATTTTTTAAACAAGAAAGTCTTTTTGGTATTTTTAAAAATGAGTTAAAACAAGTAAAAAAGAATAATTTTTTTAACCTAACTCATCCTGAAAAAAACAAATTAGAAAACGAATATCAAGTATTAGGCTTTTATCTTACAGGACATCCTATTGATCAATATAAAAAAGAACTAAAATATTATGTGAATAATATAAAGTTATCAGAATTAAAATTTTTTGAAAAAAATAGAAAAGTTCTAGTTGTAGGAGTTATAGTTTCTATTAAGTTTAAAGTAACTAAAAATAAGAATCGTATAGCGGTTTTAATATTAGATGATAATACTAGTCGTGTAGAAGTTGTAATCTTTTCAGATTTATTAGATTTACGAGAATCTTTTTTGAAACTAAACGCACTGTTATTTGTAAGAGGAGTTTTAAATTTTAGTTTTGTAAATAAAAATATTAAAATGATAGCTTATGATCTTATGGATTTAAAATTTATGAGAGAAAAACATATACATAAATTAATAATTATATTAAATGAAGAAAAAACTAATATGTTTTTTTTAAAAAAGTTATATAAATGTTTAGATAATCAATCTAAAGGGAGAATTCCCGTTTGTATTTCTTATTATAAAAAAAGAGTATCTTTAAACTTAGAATTAAATAAAAAATGGTCTGTTATAATTACTGATGATTTTTTAAATGAATTAAAATTATTAGTAGGATCAAAAAAAATACAATTAGAGTATATTTAA
- the fabZ gene encoding 3-hydroxyacyl-ACP dehydratase FabZ, whose protein sequence is MNFIKNVLNIKKILTILPHRYPFLLIDRVLKCEKFKYLQAIKNCTINEPFFQGHFLNEPIFPGVLIVEAMAQAASVLIYESTEKLNINELYYFVGIENTRFKKIVIPGDQMFIEVFLLKANKNILIFKNMALVNDNVVCKSKIVFAKKYLF, encoded by the coding sequence TTGAATTTTATAAAAAATGTATTAAATATTAAAAAAATTTTAACAATTCTACCTCATCGTTATCCTTTTTTACTAATTGATCGAGTTTTAAAATGTGAGAAATTTAAATATTTACAAGCAATAAAAAATTGCACTATAAATGAGCCTTTTTTTCAAGGTCATTTTTTAAACGAACCAATTTTCCCTGGTGTATTAATAGTAGAAGCTATGGCTCAAGCAGCAAGTGTTCTAATATATGAAAGTACAGAAAAATTAAATATAAATGAATTGTATTATTTTGTAGGTATAGAAAATACTCGTTTTAAAAAAATAGTTATTCCTGGTGATCAAATGTTTATAGAGGTGTTTTTATTAAAAGCTAATAAAAATATTTTAATTTTCAAAAATATGGCTTTAGTAAATGATAATGTTGTTTGTAAATCTAAAATTGTTTTTGCTAAAAAATATTTATTTTAA
- the bamA gene encoding outer membrane protein assembly factor BamA: MLIKNFFIAFLIFFSVAVHADDTFIVKDIQFKGLKNFSQNEALKNILFSIGSQISQYDIQNSIKSLFKTGKFEDINVVFLEKIIIFNIRERPIISNVAISGNHIVSNSILNKYLTKINIKKGKPFNNFFNDTFIKTIKDFYDDLGRYKPNIKILKFFSKNNTVDLKILINEGMPIKIENIKILGIQDFSKEKIFSLFKQKDHHSWWNFLDKCIYSPKELKNDLKNLKHFYLNHGYFYFNVTNKKIDFFQDKNKVNITINISEGNKYRISNFFINGNLFPYQELIKNLIKINRYELYNKEKIDIITSKIKRLLSENGYIDSKIIVNPQIDHAKKTIILDFNIDIQKRFFVKKIYFMGNEITQDKVLRREIKQIEGKYFNIKLVESGKKLLEKTKYFSNVEIIKKINPSKSNQIDIIYKVQEQPTGSINFGLGYGIDSGTSFNISFSQENILGSGNSFKASTIKNDHQKYADISIIYPYFFCNNTDFNPRFFYNDFKYNFNSISNLIKKTYGFESNLGFLINNTNKINFGFGYTHNDINNIEKKIDKSLLIKKPLNSIFLRNSLVDDFTINYSWIYDDLEYLYFPISGNQIHISGKNTIPGSDDNFYKIMFDSEQYIPLNKEKSFIFFSHIFMGIGNIFNKEKLPFYENFYASSSNNIRGFRMNTIGPKKIYDSINSDNCIGYKNNNTCESIDSIGGNLNLVSNLELVIPFPFINNKYSKYFRTSCFLDIGNIWDTQSNNSKNVNFFSFLQNDILNDIYSSVGISLQWFSPIGPLIFSYAIPIQKNKNYQLEPFQFNVGKNW; this comes from the coding sequence ATGTTAATTAAAAATTTTTTTATAGCTTTTTTAATATTTTTTAGTGTAGCAGTACATGCGGATGATACATTCATTGTAAAAGATATTCAGTTTAAAGGATTAAAAAATTTTTCACAAAATGAAGCGTTAAAAAATATTCTTTTTAGTATTGGAAGTCAAATATCTCAATATGATATACAAAATAGCATTAAATCTTTATTTAAAACTGGAAAATTTGAAGATATTAATGTAGTTTTTTTAGAAAAAATTATTATCTTTAACATTAGAGAACGACCTATTATTTCTAATGTTGCTATTTCTGGTAATCATATTGTTAGTAATTCTATTTTAAATAAATATTTAACAAAAATAAATATTAAAAAAGGAAAACCGTTTAATAATTTTTTTAATGATACATTTATTAAAACAATAAAAGATTTTTATGATGATCTTGGAAGATATAAACCAAATATAAAAATATTAAAATTTTTTTCTAAAAATAATACTGTTGATTTAAAAATATTAATTAACGAAGGTATGCCAATAAAAATTGAAAATATTAAAATATTAGGTATTCAAGATTTTTCGAAAGAAAAAATTTTTTCATTATTTAAGCAAAAAGATCATCATTCTTGGTGGAATTTTTTAGATAAATGTATTTACTCTCCAAAAGAATTAAAAAATGATTTAAAAAATTTAAAACATTTTTATTTAAATCATGGATATTTTTATTTTAATGTAACGAATAAAAAAATAGATTTTTTTCAAGATAAAAATAAGGTAAATATTACAATAAATATTTCCGAAGGAAATAAATATAGAATTTCAAATTTCTTTATTAATGGTAATTTATTTCCATATCAAGAATTAATTAAAAATTTAATTAAAATTAATCGTTATGAACTTTATAATAAAGAAAAAATTGATATTATAACAAGTAAAATAAAAAGATTGTTATCTGAAAACGGATATATTGATTCTAAAATTATAGTGAATCCACAAATTGATCATGCAAAAAAAACAATAATATTAGATTTTAATATTGATATTCAAAAACGTTTTTTTGTAAAAAAAATTTATTTCATGGGAAATGAAATAACTCAAGATAAAGTTTTACGTCGTGAAATTAAACAAATAGAAGGTAAATATTTTAATATAAAACTAGTAGAATCAGGAAAAAAATTATTAGAAAAAACAAAATATTTTAGTAATGTTGAAATAATTAAAAAAATAAATCCTAGTAAATCTAATCAAATCGATATTATTTATAAGGTACAAGAGCAGCCTACTGGTTCTATAAATTTTGGTCTAGGATATGGAATAGATAGCGGTACGAGTTTTAATATTTCTTTTTCTCAAGAAAATATACTTGGTTCTGGAAATTCTTTTAAAGCTAGTACTATTAAAAATGATCATCAGAAATATGCAGATATATCAATAATTTATCCATATTTTTTTTGTAATAATACAGATTTTAATCCTAGATTTTTTTATAATGATTTTAAATATAATTTCAATAGCATTTCAAATCTTATTAAAAAAACTTATGGTTTTGAAAGTAATTTAGGATTTTTGATTAATAATACTAATAAAATAAACTTTGGATTTGGATATACTCATAACGATATTAATAATATAGAAAAAAAAATTGATAAAAGTCTATTAATAAAAAAACCATTAAATTCAATTTTTTTAAGAAATAGTTTAGTAGATGATTTCACTATAAATTATTCTTGGATATATGATGATTTAGAATATCTTTATTTTCCGATCTCTGGTAATCAAATACATATTAGTGGAAAAAATACTATTCCAGGATCTGATGATAATTTTTATAAAATAATGTTTGATAGTGAACAATATATTCCATTAAATAAAGAAAAAAGTTTTATATTTTTCAGTCATATTTTCATGGGAATAGGGAATATTTTTAATAAAGAAAAACTTCCTTTTTACGAAAATTTTTATGCTAGCAGCTCAAATAATATTCGTGGTTTCCGTATGAATACTATCGGTCCTAAAAAAATCTATGATAGTATTAATTCAGACAATTGTATTGGATATAAAAATAATAATACATGTGAATCTATCGATTCTATTGGAGGAAATTTAAACCTAGTTTCTAATTTAGAGCTCGTTATACCTTTTCCTTTTATAAATAATAAATATTCTAAATATTTTCGTACTTCTTGTTTTTTAGATATTGGTAATATTTGGGATACACAATCTAATAATAGCAAAAATGTTAATTTTTTTTCATTTTTACAAAATGACATATTAAATGATATTTATTCATCAGTTGGTATTTCATTACAATGGTTTTCTCCAATTGGTCCGCTAATTTTTTCTTATGCAATTCCTATTCAAAAAAATAAAAATTATCAGTTGGAACCATTTCAATTTAATGTCGGTAAGAATTGGTAA